AACCCACGCCCAAAAACGCTCCGTGACGAAAATCGACTTTTCCAGCCCCCAGGTTTGCCTGCAGTTCTGTGGCAACTTCCGGCGTCGACCGCGTGCCATAGACGCGCACGCTTGTCAGCGCCTTAAGTTCCTTGAGCGTATGAAGTGAGGCATTCGTGAGCGGAATATAGTACAGCCCGACATCCTCCAACTGAGCGCAATTGACCAGCGCTTTGATCCCCTCGTCAGTAATATTGGCTCGATAGGCTTGCAACGAGCGCAGGCCCTTCATCGCGGCAACATGTGGCAGCGCCGCATCGGTCACGCGATCGCCGACCAATGCCACCTGGCGCACATCGCTCAGCCAGCGCAGCCGGCGAAAGTCGTTTTCGGTGCCCCGCCATTCGCTACCAATTTCGAGCGACGAAATCACTTCATCCACGGCAATGCCGTTAAAGATTTGCGTGCGACGAATGCGAGCGCCCAGTTGTTCGAGTTCGGCTAGCGTGATGGCCTGCTTCTGCGAATTGAGCAGCGTCAACACTTCGTCAGCCCGGGCTTTAAGCGGCGTGGTCTTTCCCTGCGAAACTTCTTCGAGCCCATTGCGGGCAGTTTCGAGCACATCAAGATCGTTCGACAGAGCCAATTGATGCAGCACGTGCAGTGCGCGCGAACCGGTCTCGGGAGTCGGGTCCTTCAGAATTTTGCGACAGACATCGACCGCGGCCTTCCCCGCGCGAATCAACTGATGAGTCGCCTCTTCACGAATCACAAACGAATCGTGGTCCAGATCTTTCGCCCACTGAGCCAGGTTCTCTGGCGTGGCCCGCTGTTTCGCAATTGGTTCCGGCGAAAGTGGGCGCTGGGCGAATGCAACGCTTGTGTTTAAGGCGGCCCAAAGGACGAACGCGGGGAGCGGAGTCCAGGTTTGGAAGATTCTGCAATCAACGAGCAACATGCGCGGCCTCCTGTGGCACCGCTAGCACCTCGCCGGCGGCGTCGGATCGTACTTGTCCGATTATAGCTGAATGATCGCAATCAGGCTGCGGGAAAATACACGCGTGTTTGCCGGCAACCTTTGCTCGTTTCACCTGGCGACCACTTTCGTTACTAGCCCAGCCGTTGCCAAAGCTGGCGAATTGCCACCTCACCAACCGCGGGAGCCTGACAGGCAAAATCCTGGCAGACAAAAACCCGCGGCTGCCCATCGACCGCGTCCGTTTTGCCGGCTAGTAACGGTTGCAAGACGGCGGGGACCACTTGCCCGGGCTGATGCGCCGCCAACACACGACGAGGGATGAATCGCTGCTGAAACTCTCGCAGCAGCGACGCAGTTGGCTCAGAACTGGCGTCGCCAATCACGACAAGCTCCGACGTTGGCACGAGGAGCAAATCGAGCGCGATGAATAGCTGCCCCGCGGCCGTTGGCGTCCGTTGCATTACGCCCATCGCAGCCCGCAAGGCACCCTCGGCCGCATTCAAATACGTCTGGTTGCCGGTCAACTTTCCCAGGCGAACAAGCGCCGTCGCAGCCATCGCATTCCCACTCGGCACGCTACTGTCGTGCAAGTCTTTATTCCGAAAGATCAACTGCTCGTGGTCGTCAGCCGTGAAATAGAAACCACCACCTTCGGCATCAGCAAAGTGCTGGAGAAGTGTCTCGCACAACTCACTAGCCCGTTCCAACCAGCGAGCGTCGAAGTTGGCTTCATAGAGCGAGATCCAGGCATTCGCCAAATACGCATAGTCGTCGAGATAGGCCGCTAATTTGGCCTTGCCATGCCGCCAACAGTGCAACAGGCGGCCATCGGCTGCTCGCAATTGCTCGTGCAGAAACGTCGAAGCTTTTTCCGCAGCCTGCAGATAGCGCGGCTCATGGAGCACCCCTGCTGCTTTGGCCAGCGAGTCGATCATGAGCGCATTCCAACTAACGAGAATTTTGTCATCCTTGCCTGGCCGAATACGCCGCTCGCGAACCTGCAGCAACTCCTGCCGGCACTTGGCGAGTTCAACAGCCAATATGGTTTCCTCCTGACCAAGTTCCGCAGCAACCTGGCTCAGTGGACGGGGCAGATTCAAAATGCTGTGACCGTGTTCGAAGTTGCCGCGGGGCGTCACATCGTAGGCGGCGCAAAAGACACGGCCCCGTTCCTGGCCCAAAATGGCCGTGATTTCGTCCGGCTTCCAGACGTAGAACTTTCCTTCTTCACCTTCGCTATCGGCATCTTCCGTACTGTGAAAGCCGCCCGCTTCGTCGGTCATCCAGCCCAGGATGTAGTCGCACGTCTCGCGCGCGACCATCGCGAATTGCGGATTCGCCGTCGCTTGAAAAACTTCAAGGTACGCGCTGGTTAGCAACGCGTTGTCGTAGAGCATCTTTTCGAAATGCGGCACCAGCCAACGTTCGTCTACGCTATATCGGGCAAAGCCCCCAGCCAGGTGATCGTAGATGCCGCCACGGGCCATTTGATCGAGCGTATGCGTGACAATATGGAGCAGTGCTGGATCCTGGTTTCTGCTCCACGCCCGCAGCAGCACCTGCAGATCGAGTGAGTGTGGAAATTTTGGCGCTCGCCCGAAGCCGCCGAACTGTGGATCGAATGCCCGCTGCAATTGCTGGCAGTCATGGTCGAGTAAATCGAGTTCGAGCGGATCGCTGGCCGACTCGTCCGCACCAATTTGCTTCAAGTGCTCGGTCATCTCGCTCGCTTGTTGCACGGCCAGATGCCGGCGATTTTGCCAGGCATCGGCCACAGCTCGCACCACATCGAGAAAGCCGGGCATTCCCATCCGCGCGGTGGGGGGCCAATACGTGCCGCCATAGAACGGGCTCAGGTCGGGAGTGAGAAACACCGACATGGGCCAACCGCCGCGCCCCGTCATCAGTTGCACCGCGTTCATGTAGATCTGATCGAGATCGGGCCGCTCTTCGCGATCGACCTTAATGCAGACAAACAAACGGTTCAGCTCGTTCGCAATTCCCACATTCTCAAAGCTCTCGTGCTCCATCACGTGGCACCAGTGACAGGCCGAGTAGCCGATCGACAGAAAGATCGGCTTCTCTTCCGCCTTGCTCCGCTGCAGCGCCTCTTCACCCCACGGATACCAATCCACGGGATTGTTCTGATGCTGCAGTAGATAAGGACTTGATTCGGCGGCGAGACGGTTGGGCACTTAATTTCTCATTCAAGCAAAGTGGATGTATCGATACGCTTGAAGTTCTGAGTTTGAGGTATTAAGGCCGAACGGAGACCATGGCTGGCATCGGCCGGTCGCAGAACTCAGAACTTTAGAACGCTGAACTACTTCACCGCTGTCAAACCCGCAGCAGCGACGAGGCCATCCTCGTTCGACTTCACACCCGAGACACCAATGGCACCGACGATTTTGCCGTCGACCATGATCGGCACGCCACCTTCGATTGGTAAGCCCGGAATGCGGAGGACTTTCACGTTCGCGCCACCTTTTTCGAGCACTTCTTCAAACGCCTTGGTCGGACGACGAAAGTGAGCTGCTGTCTTGGCCTTCTCGATCGAGATCTCGACGCTCGCGAGTTGCGTGTTATCGAGCCGATGGAACAGCACGAGAAACCCCGAACTATCGACGATGGCAATGGCAACCGGCCAGCCTTGCTTCTTCGCTTCCACTTCGGCAGCTTCCACAATCTTGTGGGCCAATTCGAGCTTGATTGGCGCACCGTATTCCGGTGGCGCAACAGGCGGCGGAATCGGGGGCTGAGCAGTGGTTCCTTGGGCAACGGCGAAATTCGCGGCTGCCATCGCGAGTGCTAAACCAACAACGAACGAGAGAGCTTTCGACATCCGAGTTTCCTCATCAGGATGAAATGAACGATCCGAGACAGACCGCGAATATAACGCGCGACCGTTGCTGCGGGTGGCAAGTACACTCACAGCCTGCGCATAAAATCAGCCGCGGACTTACATCCGCGGCTGAGGGGTTTTCCAGCAGTGAGTAAACCAACACCGCGCTCGGACTACTTCGCCGGTGGTGCCGGAGCAGCAGGTGGGTTGTTGCCCGGCATGGTGCCAGCCTTGATTAAATCGCCGAAGACTTTGCCATCGGCGTTCTTCAGTTCCTCGGCCTTCTTCAACGCACCAACCAATAAATCCATCGCCTTCGTCTTGGCAGCCGCCTTTTGTTCGGCAGTTGCCTTTTCGTCGATGGTGATGGCATGTTCAGCCATGAACAACTTGTGCTTCAGGTTGTCGTGGACTGCCTTACCAAAGTCGTTCAGGCCATGCCCCTTCGCCTTTTTGTCGGCACCGGGAATGTGGCACATCGCGCATTTGCCGGTTTGCATTTTCAGCGTTTCGGTAATCTTCGCGCCGTTCGGATCTTTGGCATAGTGCTCGGCTACATAGGGGGGAATGGGTGGCAGCGCCATAGCCGTCGAGACGGCGAAGAGCGTGACTGCCGAACCTGCCAGTAGCGTTAAACTTCGTTTCATAGATGTCCTTGCCATGTGAACTTGGAGTGTAAGGGAAAGCATAGCATTCTTGGCGAATGCTGGCTTACTTTTTGATCGCGGTTGTCAGCGGCCAATCGTCGGTGCGGAACGGCGAAGCTGGCAGACCAGCCTTGTTCGCGAAATTAGGTTCCGCGATTGCAACCCAGCAAAAGCGCACCGCTGCCGGCTTGGGAACCGACTCACTGCTCACGACAACCGTGTCTCCTTCGATCTTGGCCTGAGCGGGCACAAACTTCTGGTCTTCACCGGCGATCTGGAAGAACGTCAGCGGCTTTTCGTCTTTGGCGGTCAGACCACCACCAACGCTCTTGAACTTCACGCGGATCTTGTTCCCCTCAATCTCGTGCGAATCGTACAGCGGGCCCGAATAGACGAGATCCTTTTTGCCATACGTATTGGCGAGCGCCCACAGCGCCAGCCGCTTGCCCACGTCTTGCTTGTTCTTGGGATGAATATCGGCAATGTTCGTTATATCGGTCGTCACGCACATGCCCGTGTTCTTCGAGAGCGACAGCGTCTTGAGCTGCGAGTCCCACAGTTCGGCCAGCTTGTTGCTGCCATCGTAATTGTTGGCATCCATGACCTTGCCATCGTACTTGTACGGAGCAAGTTGCACGAACAAGAAGGGGAAGTCCCCCTGACCAAAACGAGTCCGCCAGTCCTTAATCATCGTCGGAAACAGCGTGCGATATTCGTCGGCACGACCCACGTTCGACTCACCCTGATACCAAATTGCTCCAGCGATGGTGAATGGAATTACTGGGCTGAGCATGCCGTTAAATAGCACCGTGGGCTGATTGGGATTCTTGCTCGCCGGAAGTGTCTTGGTCGAATCTTTCGGATCAGGTCGTGCGTCAGTGACGACGACCTGGCGGTCGGCCATGTACTTGAGCGAGGGAACTTCCGCGAGGGCTTCCTTGCTGGTCCAAGCCTCGCAGATGGTGCCGCCCCAACTAGTGTTGATGATGCCGACCGGCACCTTCAATTCTTGAGCCAGGTGACGAGCGAAGAAATAGCCACAGGCCGAGAAGCTTGGTACGGTTTCAGGAGCGGCTACAGCCCAGCCGCTGGTGGGCGTGGTCTTCACAGTGCCTGGATCAACCGGGATATCATCGACGGGCTTTTCGGCAGGAACCTTTTGCACCTTGATCATGCGGATCAGCGGGTGGCTGCCGTTCTTGGCCTCTTCCTGCGGATTCGCCGAAGCTGCGACGGTCCATTCCATGTTCGATTGCCCCGAAGCGATCCAGACTTCGCCGCTGTAAACATCCTTCAGGGTGATTTCGTTCGTTCCCTTGAACTTCAACTCGTGAGGACCGCCCGCCTGCGGCGTCTTGATCTTGGTCATCCACTTGCCGTCGGCATCAGCTTTGGCCGAAGCAGTGGCTTCGCCGAGCGTGATCCTTACTTCCTCGTTCGGTGCCGCCCAACCCCACAGGTTGGCTTCGGTCTCACGCTGCAGCACCATGTGGTCGCCAAATAGCTTGGGCAGTTTGATTTCGGCCTGGGCCGATTGCGCGCCGATGGTCGCGGCAACCGTGGCCAGGGCGACGAGAAAGCGGACGGAGAGTCTCATCGAGTTTTCCTCACTGGGGCAGATAGTTCATCAAAACCGGTTCATCAGTTGAATCCGCCGCGCGGGCAGAATCAAGAGTGGGGCCTCTAGGAACCATCGCGATGGACCGTGCTCGGCGCAAATGCGGGGAGGCAGACCGCGATATATTCAGCCCCCTCGCTTCCCGGCGTGCTATAGCGAATCCACTCCCCCGCCTGACAGATAATCGCCTGCCCCGCAGCGACCACAAACGTCTCGCTGGCGGTCTCCACCCGCAACTCCCCCCGCAGCACGACCGTGTATTCAGCGAACTCTGGCGTTTGCCCCGGCTCACTCCAACCGCTCGGGCTGGTCATCCGCGCAATGCTCAGCGCGTCGGTTTTTGAATTCACCCGGCCGATGAACTCTTCGATCTTCTTCGGCGGCGTCCCCGCTGCTTCAATGCGCGTAGGCTCGGTAATCAACTGCGGCATGGCCCTTCTCCGGAAGTTAGCGTGTGGAAGTATCGACTCAGTTTTATCAGTTGTCGTTCGCTGGATTGCACGTAAGTCAGCCGTTGCTTCCGACGATGGCCGCAGCACCTCTAGCTGGAAGACTCGGTTAATTTTCCGCGCGGTTGCGAAAATGTCCTGTCCCGTTCAGCCTCGTGAATGGCATGCGGCGAGTAAGATTATTTCGCCTGTCGCGGCATTTTCCCTGGCCTTGGCACACGATTTCTCGCTGAACTGCCCCTGATTGAAGTGAACCGACATGGTAAAATGTTCGATAATGACAGTGCGAGTGGAGCAGCGAAGGTCAGTCGCCGCTCAGCCACACTTCGCAACGTACAATTGGTAAACAGCCTTTGGTGTGCATTCTGACCGAGGGACCTATTAATACGGGATGGCTCGAGTCACCAAGGTGCAAGTGCAGTAGCACGCCCGACTCCGCCAATCTCCCAGCGACTCCATCGCTGTCGAAATCCTCCAAAGGTTTGTTCTAAACACTGAGCCCCGCGCAACACGCGGGGCTCGGTCGTTTCTTGGGTGAACCCTCCGGCCTCTCCCCCTCCCGACTCCCGACTTCTGCATTTCGTCCCGTAGGGACGCTGTCTGTCGCCACGGGTGCAACCCGTGGTAAAAACCAAAAAAATGCACTCGTCCCCAAGGGACGACGGAGTTCCTGCTTCTCGTTTGTGTGCGATACCTACTTCGTCACCGGAATCAACCTCGGCCGCGAGACTCGTTGGCCGGTGACGCGGCCCCAGCGGGCGTGCAGTTGGTTGAAGTCGAGCTTGAGAAAGCTCCAGAGGGCTTCGGGGGGGCGTTGTGCGAGCCACTCGTCGACGAGAACTCCCATGTGCTCGTCGTACTTAGCTTGCGAGCCCGTGTGGGCGAAGCAGCGACCTTCGTGACGGCGAATGTCGCCATCGAACTTTGGGCTGATGTGCCAGAGTTCGTGAAAGATGGTGATCAGCTTCTCGCGCAGGTCGAGATCCTGAAAGCGCGGCAGGTAGAACGTCAGGATGTAGAGCAATTCGTTCCCCGCCGAGTCGTGCAGCCGTTGCACGGTATACATACGGCCGCGGCGCTTGGTCGTCGTCGTGCCGTCTTTGAACCGCAGTGGGGTGAGGGAGGCGTAGAGCCCGTAGTTCACTCGCTTGCGCGCCTGCGCGAAGACCGTGGCGATCTTGGTGAAGTCGACATGCCCCAGCGAAGGTGTGCGGGCGACCATGTCCTGGCCGAGGAGTCGCATCGCCAAACAAAAATCAAAGGGAGGAAGGGGAGCTGCGTCTGGTAAGAGCCAGCGCGCTTGATTCGGCTGCTTGGAAAGAGGAGCCATCCTTGCTCTCCAGCTCGAGTCCCTTTTGCTTCCGCGTTGCGTGGGCTTTAGCCCACGTTTGAGGAAATCACCTGTGGGCTAAAGCCCACGTTACAAATTCATGTGGACTGAAATCCACACTACCAATTAGGAAGCTGCTTCGTCGAAGGCGGGCTTCTGGCTCTTCATGACCTTACGGTCGCGAACGCCGGTGAACTCGAGAATGCCGCGGATACCGGCATCGCCCAAGCGAGGCTTTGCCAGACGGAGAACGCGGGTGTAACCACCTTCGCGGTCCTTGAAGCGAGGAGCCACGGTGCTGAACAGCAACCGGACGGCCTGCTTGTCGCCGAGCAACTGAATGCAGCGGCGGCGAGCATTGACGACCGGAGCCATCGCAGCGGCCCACTTCTGCCACTTATCGCTCTTGCGCCAGGTCTTCCAAGCTTCACTCTGACGTTCGGCCGAGGTGGCAAACTCAGCAGCAGCTTCCTGCTTGATGAGAGCCTTCTTGGCGATCGTGATGGTCTTCTCGACCAGCGAGCGGACTTCCTTGGCCTTGTGCAGGGTGGTGACAATCCGGCCCTTGATCTTGGGGGCGTTTTCTTCACCCTCGGCATCGCGCTCGGTCAAGAAGATGGCGCTGGCCAGGTTCTTGAGCATGGCTTTGCGGTGGCTGGGGGAGCGGCCGAGAACGCGGCTTCGTCGACGATGTCGCATGGCATTAAACCGTTATGCAAAAACTAACTTTGAATCCAATTCAA
Above is a window of Anatilimnocola aggregata DNA encoding:
- a CDS encoding thioredoxin domain-containing protein translates to MPNRLAAESSPYLLQHQNNPVDWYPWGEEALQRSKAEEKPIFLSIGYSACHWCHVMEHESFENVGIANELNRLFVCIKVDREERPDLDQIYMNAVQLMTGRGGWPMSVFLTPDLSPFYGGTYWPPTARMGMPGFLDVVRAVADAWQNRRHLAVQQASEMTEHLKQIGADESASDPLELDLLDHDCQQLQRAFDPQFGGFGRAPKFPHSLDLQVLLRAWSRNQDPALLHIVTHTLDQMARGGIYDHLAGGFARYSVDERWLVPHFEKMLYDNALLTSAYLEVFQATANPQFAMVARETCDYILGWMTDEAGGFHSTEDADSEGEEGKFYVWKPDEITAILGQERGRVFCAAYDVTPRGNFEHGHSILNLPRPLSQVAAELGQEETILAVELAKCRQELLQVRERRIRPGKDDKILVSWNALMIDSLAKAAGVLHEPRYLQAAEKASTFLHEQLRAADGRLLHCWRHGKAKLAAYLDDYAYLANAWISLYEANFDARWLERASELCETLLQHFADAEGGGFYFTADDHEQLIFRNKDLHDSSVPSGNAMAATALVRLGKLTGNQTYLNAAEGALRAAMGVMQRTPTAAGQLFIALDLLLVPTSELVVIGDASSEPTASLLREFQQRFIPRRVLAAHQPGQVVPAVLQPLLAGKTDAVDGQPRVFVCQDFACQAPAVGEVAIRQLWQRLG
- a CDS encoding bL17 family ribosomal protein yields the protein MRHRRRSRVLGRSPSHRKAMLKNLASAIFLTERDAEGEENAPKIKGRIVTTLHKAKEVRSLVEKTITIAKKALIKQEAAAEFATSAERQSEAWKTWRKSDKWQKWAAAMAPVVNARRRCIQLLGDKQAVRLLFSTVAPRFKDREGGYTRVLRLAKPRLGDAGIRGILEFTGVRDRKVMKSQKPAFDEAAS
- a CDS encoding GlcG/HbpS family heme-binding protein codes for the protein MSKALSFVVGLALAMAAANFAVAQGTTAQPPIPPPVAPPEYGAPIKLELAHKIVEAAEVEAKKQGWPVAIAIVDSSGFLVLFHRLDNTQLASVEISIEKAKTAAHFRRPTKAFEEVLEKGGANVKVLRIPGLPIEGGVPIMVDGKIVGAIGVSGVKSNEDGLVAAAGLTAVK
- a CDS encoding PDZ domain-containing protein translates to MLLVDCRIFQTWTPLPAFVLWAALNTSVAFAQRPLSPEPIAKQRATPENLAQWAKDLDHDSFVIREEATHQLIRAGKAAVDVCRKILKDPTPETGSRALHVLHQLALSNDLDVLETARNGLEEVSQGKTTPLKARADEVLTLLNSQKQAITLAELEQLGARIRRTQIFNGIAVDEVISSLEIGSEWRGTENDFRRLRWLSDVRQVALVGDRVTDAALPHVAAMKGLRSLQAYRANITDEGIKALVNCAQLEDVGLYYIPLTNASLHTLKELKALTSVRVYGTRSTPEVATELQANLGAGKVDFRHGAFLGVGCVTIDTNCAISRVHTGSPADKAGVRQDDMVLAFNGEVVPDFETLTAIISKLRAGDVAELSLRRVGLADDGRPEHKNLKIKVTLGEWDVNQFITGAARE
- a CDS encoding putative metallopeptidase; the encoded protein is MAPLSKQPNQARWLLPDAAPLPPFDFCLAMRLLGQDMVARTPSLGHVDFTKIATVFAQARKRVNYGLYASLTPLRFKDGTTTTKRRGRMYTVQRLHDSAGNELLYILTFYLPRFQDLDLREKLITIFHELWHISPKFDGDIRRHEGRCFAHTGSQAKYDEHMGVLVDEWLAQRPPEALWSFLKLDFNQLHARWGRVTGQRVSRPRLIPVTK
- a CDS encoding cupin domain-containing protein yields the protein MPQLITEPTRIEAAGTPPKKIEEFIGRVNSKTDALSIARMTSPSGWSEPGQTPEFAEYTVVLRGELRVETASETFVVAAGQAIICQAGEWIRYSTPGSEGAEYIAVCLPAFAPSTVHRDGS
- a CDS encoding sialate O-acetylesterase; its protein translation is MRLSVRFLVALATVAATIGAQSAQAEIKLPKLFGDHMVLQRETEANLWGWAAPNEEVRITLGEATASAKADADGKWMTKIKTPQAGGPHELKFKGTNEITLKDVYSGEVWIASGQSNMEWTVAASANPQEEAKNGSHPLIRMIKVQKVPAEKPVDDIPVDPGTVKTTPTSGWAVAAPETVPSFSACGYFFARHLAQELKVPVGIINTSWGGTICEAWTSKEALAEVPSLKYMADRQVVVTDARPDPKDSTKTLPASKNPNQPTVLFNGMLSPVIPFTIAGAIWYQGESNVGRADEYRTLFPTMIKDWRTRFGQGDFPFLFVQLAPYKYDGKVMDANNYDGSNKLAELWDSQLKTLSLSKNTGMCVTTDITNIADIHPKNKQDVGKRLALWALANTYGKKDLVYSGPLYDSHEIEGNKIRVKFKSVGGGLTAKDEKPLTFFQIAGEDQKFVPAQAKIEGDTVVVSSESVPKPAAVRFCWVAIAEPNFANKAGLPASPFRTDDWPLTTAIKK